A genomic stretch from Bosea sp. F3-2 includes:
- a CDS encoding LysR family transcriptional regulator — MTLEQLRIFVAVAEREHLTQGAHALNLTQSAVSSAIATLEARYATKLFDRIGRRIALTEAGRLFLTEARAVLARAAAAEAVLSDLSGLARGSLALMASQTVANYWLPPLIQRFRREHPGITVSLAIDNTETVSAAIQNGAADLGFIEGEIDDPALAMTAVAEDELVIVAPAGHPWAETPPSPAELKQGAWVLREPGSGTRAMFEAALPGLGLDATDLTVALELPSNEAICAAVAAGAGTTAISRLVAANAIAAGRLVTVALPLPKRRFLALRHKERYLAKAAAAFLALAGTSAP; from the coding sequence CCAGTCGGCGGTGAGTTCCGCGATCGCAACGCTGGAGGCGCGCTACGCCACCAAACTGTTCGACAGGATCGGCCGGCGAATCGCCCTGACCGAGGCCGGCCGGCTCTTCCTGACAGAAGCCCGCGCCGTGCTGGCCCGGGCCGCAGCGGCGGAAGCCGTGCTCTCCGATCTTTCGGGGCTCGCCCGCGGCTCGCTCGCGCTGATGGCGAGCCAGACAGTGGCGAACTACTGGCTGCCGCCGCTGATCCAGCGCTTTCGCCGGGAGCATCCCGGCATCACCGTCTCGCTCGCTATCGACAACACCGAGACGGTGAGCGCCGCCATCCAGAATGGCGCCGCCGATCTCGGCTTCATCGAGGGCGAGATCGACGACCCGGCGCTGGCCATGACCGCCGTCGCAGAGGACGAACTCGTCATCGTCGCGCCGGCCGGCCATCCCTGGGCGGAAACGCCCCCTTCCCCTGCCGAACTGAAGCAGGGCGCCTGGGTGCTGCGCGAGCCGGGCTCAGGGACGCGGGCCATGTTCGAGGCGGCGCTGCCGGGGCTTGGCCTCGACGCGACCGACCTGACGGTGGCGCTGGAGCTGCCCTCCAACGAGGCGATCTGCGCCGCGGTCGCCGCCGGCGCCGGCACCACCGCGATCTCGCGGCTCGTCGCCGCCAACGCCATTGCCGCCGGGCGCCTCGTCACCGTAGCGCTGCCGCTACCGAAGCGCCGCTTCCTCGCGCTCCGGCACAAGGAACGCTACCTCGCGAAGGCAGCGGCAGCCTTCCTGGCGCTGGCAGGAACCAGCGCGCCCTGA
- a CDS encoding GTP-binding protein translates to MASSPLLVDRRLPVTVLSGFLGAGKTTLLNHILNNREGRRVAVIVNDMSEVNIDADLVREGGANLSKTEESLVEMSNGCICCTLRDDLLSEVRRLAEERKFDYLLIEGTGIAEPLPIAATFSFRDEEDRSLDDVARLDTMATVVDALNLLRDYDSRDFLGDRGETAGEGDERTLVDLLVEQIEFADVVVINKASEVSPQELEKVRLVVRGLNADARIVEADFGRVPLDRLLDTKLYSEEKAQTHPLWHKELYGFRDHVPETEEYGIRSFVYRARRPFHPLKLHAFMGKRLPGVVRAKGHFWLATRPHWVGEYSLAGRITRTEGMGRWWAAAPKERWPRSEEFLSLMHRHWSPTWGDRRQEMVFIGGPEMDEAAIRAELDACLTGSPTTGLTQALLGLEDPFPRWDRDAA, encoded by the coding sequence ATGGCTTCGTCTCCCCTCCTCGTCGACCGGCGCCTGCCGGTCACGGTCCTCTCCGGCTTCCTCGGTGCCGGCAAGACCACGCTGCTCAACCACATCCTGAACAATCGCGAAGGCCGGCGCGTCGCCGTCATCGTCAACGACATGAGCGAGGTGAACATCGACGCTGATCTCGTGCGTGAGGGTGGTGCCAATCTCTCCAAGACCGAGGAGAGCCTGGTCGAGATGAGCAATGGCTGCATCTGCTGCACGCTGCGCGACGATCTGCTCAGCGAGGTGCGCCGCCTCGCCGAGGAGCGGAAGTTCGACTACCTGCTGATCGAGGGCACAGGCATCGCCGAGCCGCTGCCGATCGCTGCGACCTTCTCCTTCCGCGACGAGGAGGATCGTTCGCTCGACGACGTCGCCCGGCTCGACACGATGGCGACCGTCGTCGACGCGCTCAACCTGCTCCGGGACTACGACAGCCGCGATTTCCTCGGCGACCGCGGCGAGACGGCCGGCGAGGGCGACGAGCGCACGCTGGTCGACCTGCTCGTCGAACAGATCGAATTTGCCGATGTGGTGGTGATCAACAAGGCGAGCGAGGTCTCGCCGCAGGAGTTGGAGAAGGTCAGGCTGGTGGTGCGCGGGCTCAATGCCGATGCCCGCATCGTCGAGGCCGATTTCGGCCGCGTGCCGCTCGACCGGCTGCTCGATACCAAGCTCTACAGCGAGGAGAAGGCGCAGACCCACCCGCTCTGGCACAAGGAGCTCTACGGCTTCCGCGACCATGTGCCGGAGACCGAGGAATACGGCATCCGCTCCTTCGTCTACCGGGCGCGGCGGCCGTTCCATCCGCTGAAGCTGCACGCCTTCATGGGCAAGCGCTTGCCAGGCGTCGTCCGGGCCAAGGGCCATTTCTGGCTGGCGACCCGGCCGCATTGGGTCGGCGAATATTCGCTCGCCGGGCGCATCACCCGCACCGAAGGCATGGGGCGCTGGTGGGCGGCGGCGCCGAAGGAGCGCTGGCCGCGCTCGGAGGAATTCCTGTCGCTGATGCACAGGCACTGGTCGCCGACATGGGGCGACCGGCGCCAGGAAATGGTGTTCATCGGCGGGCCGGAGATGGACGAGGCGGCGATCCGCGCCGAACTCGACGCCTGCCTGACCGGCAGCCCGACGACCGGGCTGACGCAGGCGCTGCTCGGACTCGAAGACCCGTTCCCGCGCTGGGACCGCGACGCGGCCTAA